A region of Mauremys mutica isolate MM-2020 ecotype Southern chromosome 2, ASM2049712v1, whole genome shotgun sequence DNA encodes the following proteins:
- the LOC123362639 gene encoding interleukin-36 receptor antagonist protein-like isoform X1 yields the protein MGCLVCWLSYLIVLFLFYCSEARPSNIHEKPATQLKVPKYRLWDVAQKSLYLRNNQLVAGYLQGPNSALEEKIYCVTNRFYEPEKFPIILGIQEGHRSLACGTGALPVLQLEDVNITEVSRGGNETSRFTFFRSYKDGMWRFESAANPGWLLCTSAQSNEPLGLTRHPDAAHIVDFYFQLF from the exons ATGGGTTGCCTGGTGTGTTGGCTCAGTTACCTGATAGTACTTTTCCTCTTTTACTGTTCAGAGGCCCGTCCGTCCAACATTCATGAaaagccagccacccagctgaaAGTCCCCAAGTACCG CCTTTGGGACGTGGCCCAGAAGTCTCTCTACCTGCGGAACAATCAGCTGGTCGCCGGCTATTTGCAAGGCCCCAACTCTGCGCTGGAAG AGAAGATTTACTGTGTCACCAACCGCTTCTACGAGCCGGAGAAGTTCCCCATCATCCTGGGCATCCAGGAGGGGCACCGCAGCCTGGCGTGTGGGACGGGCGCCCTGCCCGTGCTGCAACTGGAG GACGTGAACATCACGGAGGTGTCCCGGGGCGGCAACGAAACCTCCCGCTTCACCTTCTTCCGCTCCTACAAGGACGGCATGTGGCGCTTCGAGTCGGCCGCCAACCCGGGCTGGCTGCTCTGCACCTCGGCCCAGTCCAATGAGCCCCTGGGCCTCACCCGCCACCCGGACGCAGCCCACATCGTCGACTTCTACTTCCAGCTGTTCTGA
- the LOC123362639 gene encoding interleukin-36 receptor antagonist protein-like isoform X2, with amino-acid sequence MGDPEPQAGLEARPSNIHEKPATQLKVPKYRLWDVAQKSLYLRNNQLVAGYLQGPNSALEEKIYCVTNRFYEPEKFPIILGIQEGHRSLACGTGALPVLQLEDVNITEVSRGGNETSRFTFFRSYKDGMWRFESAANPGWLLCTSAQSNEPLGLTRHPDAAHIVDFYFQLF; translated from the exons ATGGGCGACCCGGAGCCGCAGGCGGGCCTGG AGGCCCGTCCGTCCAACATTCATGAaaagccagccacccagctgaaAGTCCCCAAGTACCG CCTTTGGGACGTGGCCCAGAAGTCTCTCTACCTGCGGAACAATCAGCTGGTCGCCGGCTATTTGCAAGGCCCCAACTCTGCGCTGGAAG AGAAGATTTACTGTGTCACCAACCGCTTCTACGAGCCGGAGAAGTTCCCCATCATCCTGGGCATCCAGGAGGGGCACCGCAGCCTGGCGTGTGGGACGGGCGCCCTGCCCGTGCTGCAACTGGAG GACGTGAACATCACGGAGGTGTCCCGGGGCGGCAACGAAACCTCCCGCTTCACCTTCTTCCGCTCCTACAAGGACGGCATGTGGCGCTTCGAGTCGGCCGCCAACCCGGGCTGGCTGCTCTGCACCTCGGCCCAGTCCAATGAGCCCCTGGGCCTCACCCGCCACCCGGACGCAGCCCACATCGTCGACTTCTACTTCCAGCTGTTCTGA